Proteins from a genomic interval of Gluconacetobacter diazotrophicus PA1 5:
- a CDS encoding TIGR02300 family protein has protein sequence MAQPTLGTKRVCVSCSARFYDLNKSPVICPKCGTEQPADVPRLRRAPDVVPDTQKPAKGEDDIDNAVELDDEDAGDDDVMEDTSDLDDDDDEISADIDVSTDSDENDH, from the coding sequence ATGGCCCAGCCCACTCTCGGCACCAAGCGCGTCTGTGTCTCCTGCAGCGCCCGTTTCTATGATCTGAACAAGAGCCCGGTGATCTGCCCCAAGTGCGGCACCGAGCAGCCGGCGGACGTGCCCCGCCTGCGCCGCGCCCCCGACGTCGTGCCCGATACCCAGAAGCCTGCGAAGGGCGAAGACGACATCGACAATGCCGTCGAACTGGATGACGAGGATGCCGGCGACGACGACGTCATGGAAGACACGTCCGACCTGGACGACGACGATGACGAGATCAGCGCCGATATCGATGTCAGCACCGACTCGGACGAAAACGACCACTAG
- the folB gene encoding dihydroneopterin aldolase: MSIFAAWPEQPPLRRVFLKDMVLHANIGIYPHEQGVTQRIRVNISFGVEDEPGLTVGRDDLSRTVSYERIVLMVRRIIAEGHVRLVETLAERIAIGVLTDDRVIVVRVRVEKLDIFDDLDAVGVEIERRRPAA; the protein is encoded by the coding sequence ATGTCCATTTTCGCCGCCTGGCCGGAACAGCCGCCGCTGCGCCGCGTGTTCCTCAAGGACATGGTGCTGCATGCCAATATCGGCATCTATCCGCACGAACAGGGCGTGACCCAGCGCATACGGGTCAATATCTCGTTCGGCGTGGAGGACGAACCGGGCCTGACCGTCGGCCGGGACGATCTGAGCCGCACCGTGTCCTATGAGCGAATCGTGCTGATGGTGCGCCGGATCATCGCCGAGGGCCACGTGCGCCTGGTCGAGACCCTGGCCGAACGGATCGCCATCGGCGTCCTGACCGACGATCGCGTGATCGTCGTGCGGGTGCGGGTCGAAAAACTGGATATCTTCGACGACCTGGACGCCGTGGGCGTGGAAATAGAACGCCGCCGCCCGGCGGCGTAA
- a CDS encoding SDR family oxidoreductase, protein MTMWPIPAAIPRVAFVTGGAVRLGRAMALALADAGFSVAIHYRSGPDEARRTVEEISARRQRACMLAADLADESQVMSLLARVRDELGPVGVLVNNASTFERDEWNDATRAGWDAHLEPNLRAPFVLMQDFARHLPQGAEGMVLNMLDERVWSLTPHFVSYTVSKSALWTLTRSMALALAPRRIRVNAIGPGPALPSPRQTQAQFARQCASVPLGHGTNPEEVARAALSLLCLPSVTGQMLALDGGQHMQWSPAPPAGQILEE, encoded by the coding sequence ATGACGATGTGGCCGATTCCCGCTGCGATTCCGCGCGTTGCCTTCGTCACCGGGGGCGCGGTTCGTCTGGGGCGGGCCATGGCCCTGGCGCTGGCCGATGCCGGGTTTTCGGTCGCCATCCATTACCGCTCCGGCCCGGACGAGGCGCGCCGCACCGTGGAGGAGATTTCGGCCCGGCGGCAGCGCGCCTGCATGCTGGCGGCCGACCTGGCGGACGAATCCCAGGTGATGTCGCTTCTGGCGCGGGTGCGCGACGAACTGGGGCCGGTCGGCGTGCTGGTGAACAATGCCAGCACGTTCGAGCGTGACGAATGGAACGATGCGACCCGCGCGGGGTGGGACGCGCATCTGGAGCCCAACCTGCGCGCGCCCTTCGTGCTGATGCAGGATTTCGCCCGCCACCTGCCCCAGGGCGCCGAAGGCATGGTGCTGAACATGCTGGACGAGCGCGTCTGGTCTCTGACGCCGCATTTCGTCAGCTACACCGTGTCGAAATCCGCGTTATGGACGTTGACGCGCAGCATGGCGCTGGCCCTGGCGCCGCGGCGCATCCGGGTGAACGCCATCGGCCCCGGCCCGGCGCTGCCCAGCCCGCGCCAGACGCAGGCGCAGTTCGCGCGGCAATGCGCCTCGGTGCCGCTGGGCCATGGGACGAATCCCGAGGAGGTCGCCCGCGCCGCCCTGTCGCTGCTGTGCCTGCCGTCGGTGACGGGGCAGATGCTGGCGCTCGATGGCGGGCAGCACATGCAATGGTCGCCGGCCCCGCCCGCCGGCCAGATCCTGGAAGAATAG